From the genome of Marixanthomonas ophiurae, one region includes:
- the murC gene encoding UDP-N-acetylmuramate--L-alanine ligase, producing the protein MKHLDNIQTLYFIGIGGIGMSALARYCKLKGYNVLGYDRTESDITETLEKEDISVSFIDSVEEISKNSFDKGKTLVVSTPAVKHNNILSWFQENEYNIVKRAALLGEVTKNTFCLAVAGTHGKTTTSAILGHLLAETGMAVTAFLGGIAENYNSNFISNGTLITVVEADEFDRSFMQLRPDIACITSMDPDHLDIYGDVSEFEKTFKDFARLVPEKDHLLHKKGLSLSGKTVAIEETADYEAQNVRIEDGGYVFNLKTPTRTLEDLRFYLPGKHNLHNAVTALGMAILAGSPTRRLPEALQSFKGVQRRFSYKIKTDNLVLIDDYAHHPTELNALHQAVAEMYPNESKLIVFQPHLFSRTKDFAEGFAESLSKFDEIILLDIYPAREEPMEGITSKWLLEKIDSDKKSLVSKEDLPIVIEQSNCKVKVMAGAGDIGVEVNKVKKYLEHEA; encoded by the coding sequence ATGAAGCATTTAGACAACATACAAACGCTTTATTTTATCGGTATCGGAGGTATCGGGATGAGTGCGTTGGCTCGTTATTGTAAGCTAAAAGGTTACAATGTGTTGGGGTATGATAGAACGGAGAGTGACATTACTGAAACGTTAGAAAAAGAAGATATTTCAGTTTCTTTTATAGATTCGGTGGAAGAAATTTCAAAGAACAGTTTTGATAAGGGAAAAACATTGGTTGTCAGTACACCGGCTGTTAAACACAACAACATCTTGTCTTGGTTTCAGGAAAATGAATACAACATCGTAAAACGAGCAGCTTTGCTAGGCGAAGTTACTAAAAACACTTTTTGCTTGGCTGTTGCAGGAACCCACGGTAAAACCACAACTTCAGCTATTTTAGGACACTTATTGGCTGAAACAGGAATGGCGGTTACCGCTTTCTTGGGTGGGATTGCAGAGAATTACAACTCAAATTTTATTTCAAATGGAACACTAATTACGGTGGTTGAAGCAGATGAATTTGACCGTTCCTTTATGCAATTACGTCCAGATATAGCGTGTATCACATCTATGGATCCTGATCATTTGGATATTTATGGAGATGTTTCAGAATTTGAAAAAACCTTTAAAGATTTTGCAAGGTTAGTTCCTGAGAAAGATCATTTATTGCATAAAAAAGGCTTGTCTTTAAGCGGAAAAACGGTTGCAATTGAAGAAACAGCCGATTATGAAGCTCAAAACGTCCGTATTGAAGATGGCGGGTATGTGTTTAACCTAAAAACACCAACCCGAACTCTTGAAGATTTACGTTTTTATTTACCCGGAAAACATAACCTACATAATGCTGTAACAGCTCTGGGTATGGCGATTTTAGCAGGTTCCCCAACCCGTCGTCTACCCGAAGCGTTACAAAGTTTTAAAGGCGTGCAAAGACGATTTTCGTATAAAATTAAAACGGATAACTTGGTGTTGATTGATGATTATGCACATCACCCAACCGAATTGAATGCATTGCATCAAGCTGTCGCAGAAATGTATCCAAATGAAAGCAAATTGATTGTTTTTCAGCCACATCTTTTTAGCCGAACAAAAGATTTTGCAGAAGGGTTTGCTGAAAGTTTGTCAAAATTTGATGAGATAATCCTGTTAGATATCTATCCAGCACGAGAAGAACCTATGGAAGGAATTACTTCAAAATGGTTGCTAGAAAAGATTGATTCCGATAAAAAAAGTTTGGTTTCAAAAGAAGATTTACCTATCGTTATAGAGCAATCAAACTGTAAAGTGAAAGTAATGGCAGGTGCCGGTGACATTGGGGTTGAAGTAAATAAAGTAAAAAAGTATTTAGAACATGAAGCGTAG
- a CDS encoding cell division protein FtsQ/DivIB, with product MKRSWEYIKFVLLFGLVVFLFSFTKQRNSSRNLEKTTIEFLDESSPFITRNTVNKLLIQNYDSVTSIRKDRLVLKEVESRLLENDMIFDAQVFITLSGTLGAKIKQRKPLGRVAASLDYYIDEEGKEMPLSSVYTERVPLITGVSKSNFSTVTPLLKAINEDPFMKSSVIGLELRQNGNIELRLRKHNFKVLFGKPKAIANKFQNFKAFYKKTKQDNKLSSYKLVNLQFGNQVVATKL from the coding sequence ATGAAGCGTAGTTGGGAATACATAAAATTTGTGTTGCTATTTGGCTTAGTTGTGTTTTTATTCAGCTTTACCAAACAACGAAATAGTAGTAGAAACTTAGAAAAAACTACTATTGAATTCTTAGATGAGAGTAGCCCTTTCATCACACGCAATACAGTTAATAAATTGTTGATACAAAATTACGATAGTGTTACGAGCATCCGTAAAGATAGGTTAGTTTTGAAAGAGGTGGAGTCTCGTTTATTAGAAAACGACATGATATTTGATGCTCAGGTGTTTATTACCTTATCTGGGACGCTTGGAGCTAAGATAAAACAAAGAAAACCACTAGGTAGAGTTGCTGCCTCGCTGGATTATTATATTGATGAAGAAGGAAAGGAAATGCCATTGTCATCAGTTTATACAGAAAGGGTGCCATTAATAACCGGAGTTTCAAAATCGAATTTTAGCACTGTAACTCCTTTATTAAAAGCAATAAATGAAGATCCATTTATGAAAAGTAGCGTAATAGGCTTAGAGCTTCGGCAAAATGGAAATATTGAATTAAGATTACGAAAACATAATTTTAAAGTGCTTTTTGGGAAACCAAAAGCGATAGCCAATAAGTTTCAAAACTTTAAGGCGTTTTATAAGAAAACAAAACAAGATAATAAGCTTTCAAGCTACAAATTGGTCAATTTACAATTTGGTAACCAAGTAGTAGCAACAAAATTATAA
- the ftsA gene encoding cell division protein FtsA, with translation MENENIAVGLDIGTTKIVAMIGRKNEYGKVEILGIGRSKSLGVHRGVVNNITQTIQSIQQAVQDAETSSGMKIDNVMVGIAGQHIRSLQHSDYITRSDSDEVIDEADIERLCNQVHKLVMLPGEEIIHVLPQDFKVDGQAEVKEPIGMYGGRLEANFHVVVGQVSSIRNVGRCIKSAGLNLSAITLEPLASANAVLSREEKEAGVALIDIGGGTTDLAIFKDGIIRHTAVIPFGGGVITEDIKEGCSIIEKQAELLKIKFGSAWPGENKENEIVSIPGLRGREPKEITLKNLSKIIHARTVEIIEQAYLEIKNYGHEEQKKKLIGGIVLTGGGAQLQHLKQLVEYITGMDTRIGYPNEHLAGGSDDETTSPTYATAVGLVLSSLNNQEKEQQKKQEKQVEDTEESDTETIEEPTKAEEEKEQPPKERKRFLDKWAEKFKEFLDNAE, from the coding sequence ATGGAAAACGAGAACATAGCTGTAGGATTAGATATTGGAACCACCAAGATTGTAGCCATGATTGGTCGTAAGAATGAGTATGGGAAAGTAGAGATATTAGGTATTGGAAGGTCTAAAAGTCTCGGTGTACATAGAGGGGTGGTTAATAATATTACACAAACTATACAATCTATACAGCAAGCGGTGCAAGATGCTGAAACGTCTTCAGGAATGAAGATTGACAATGTAATGGTAGGTATTGCTGGCCAGCATATACGAAGTTTGCAACATAGTGATTATATAACCCGCAGCGACAGTGATGAAGTAATTGACGAAGCTGATATAGAACGCTTATGTAATCAAGTTCATAAACTAGTGATGTTGCCTGGAGAAGAAATTATCCACGTGCTTCCGCAGGATTTTAAAGTAGATGGTCAAGCTGAAGTAAAAGAACCCATCGGTATGTACGGCGGCCGCTTAGAGGCTAATTTCCATGTAGTAGTAGGGCAGGTTTCTTCTATACGTAATGTCGGCAGATGTATTAAAAGTGCTGGCTTAAACCTTTCTGCAATTACATTAGAACCATTGGCTTCGGCAAACGCTGTATTAAGCAGAGAGGAAAAAGAAGCAGGAGTAGCATTGATTGATATTGGTGGTGGGACAACAGATTTAGCCATTTTCAAAGATGGAATTATTCGTCATACAGCTGTAATACCTTTCGGCGGCGGCGTAATAACAGAAGATATAAAAGAAGGGTGTTCTATTATCGAAAAACAAGCTGAATTGCTGAAAATTAAATTTGGTTCTGCTTGGCCGGGGGAAAACAAAGAAAACGAAATTGTTTCCATTCCAGGTTTGCGAGGACGCGAACCTAAAGAAATTACGCTGAAAAACCTTTCAAAAATAATTCACGCCCGTACGGTCGAAATTATTGAACAAGCATATTTAGAAATAAAAAATTACGGTCACGAAGAACAAAAGAAAAAACTAATAGGTGGAATTGTATTGACTGGTGGCGGTGCCCAATTGCAGCACTTAAAACAATTGGTTGAGTATATAACTGGGATGGATACCCGCATAGGATATCCAAACGAGCATCTGGCTGGTGGCAGTGATGATGAAACTACAAGCCCCACTTATGCTACGGCAGTAGGGTTGGTGCTTAGTAGCTTAAATAATCAAGAAAAGGAACAGCAAAAAAAGCAAGAAAAACAGGTTGAAGATACTGAAGAAAGCGATACCGAGACTATTGAAGAACCAACCAAGGCTGAAGAAGAAAAGGAGCAACCACCAAAAGAGCGCAAACGTTTTCTAGACAAATGGGCTGAAAAGTTCAAGGAGTTTCTAGATAACGCAGAATAA
- the ftsZ gene encoding cell division protein FtsZ, which translates to MSSNTDFDNISFDLPKNQSNVIKVIGVGGGGSNAINHMFNQGIKGVDFVICNTDAQALENSSVPIRIQLGVSLTEGLGAGANPQIGEQSAMESMEEIKGMLTTNTKMIFITAGMGGGTGTGAAPIIAKMAKELDILTVGIVTIPFQFEGKTRNEQAQIGVEKLRQNCDSLIVINNNKLREVYGNLGFKAGFSKADEVLATAARGIAEVITHHYTQNIDLRDAKTVLANSGTAIMGSASATGAKRASEAIGKALDSPLLNDNKIKGAKNVLLLIVSGTEEITIDEIGEISDHIQDEAGHSANIIMGVGEDEDLEGAIGITVIATGFNAEQQDDIVNTESKKIIHTLEEEQKAEHDLSVKPGATPIELPKQKEPVKEEKPVIKHTLFEEEEVEEKMPPISETKKPEPTRSREKEKGSIPFEGYVETSELLKNIDVSYEEIDIHRIAEFEQLVINEMDVNDFVIVEPKKKEQQVQQKQVSNESRQNAGETAKQNQEIAAESEDQMLMFDLPVNAVSDSNKNYKKEEEDQDTITSEVDDIEVKDHVEVIPVTEFSNEGVKRYSLDDYQEKEDELLNAKPKTEKDETVEEELVFEKKTVAPTEEVSENDSSSEEVDPLNSPISKLLKDRTEERKRKMKDFNYKFRNSGSKIDDIEKQPAYKRMGIDLDEKNDTDGSLSRTSVNSDDDDIDLRSNNSFLHDNVD; encoded by the coding sequence ATGAGCAGCAACACAGATTTTGATAACATTTCGTTCGATCTGCCCAAAAACCAATCAAATGTCATAAAGGTAATTGGCGTTGGTGGTGGAGGTAGCAACGCGATCAATCACATGTTTAACCAAGGAATAAAAGGAGTTGACTTTGTGATTTGTAATACTGACGCACAAGCATTGGAGAACAGCTCGGTGCCTATTAGAATTCAACTAGGTGTTTCTTTAACCGAAGGGTTAGGAGCAGGTGCTAATCCTCAAATAGGGGAGCAGTCTGCTATGGAAAGCATGGAAGAAATTAAAGGCATGCTTACTACCAATACCAAAATGATTTTTATTACAGCCGGAATGGGCGGTGGTACGGGAACTGGAGCAGCACCAATTATTGCCAAAATGGCGAAAGAGCTAGATATTCTAACAGTGGGGATTGTTACTATCCCTTTTCAGTTTGAAGGGAAAACCCGTAACGAACAAGCTCAAATTGGAGTGGAGAAATTGCGCCAAAATTGTGATTCTCTTATTGTGATTAACAACAATAAACTGCGAGAGGTTTATGGAAATCTTGGTTTTAAAGCTGGTTTCTCAAAAGCAGACGAAGTACTTGCCACAGCTGCCCGTGGTATTGCTGAAGTTATTACACATCACTACACACAAAACATTGACTTGCGTGATGCCAAAACGGTACTGGCTAACAGTGGCACTGCCATTATGGGGAGTGCAAGTGCTACCGGTGCCAAAAGAGCGAGTGAGGCTATTGGTAAAGCGTTAGACTCTCCTCTGTTGAACGATAATAAAATTAAAGGTGCTAAGAACGTACTGTTGCTCATCGTTTCTGGTACTGAAGAAATTACAATTGACGAAATTGGAGAAATAAGTGATCATATTCAAGATGAAGCTGGTCATAGCGCCAATATTATTATGGGGGTTGGTGAAGATGAAGACTTGGAAGGTGCTATTGGTATTACTGTTATTGCAACTGGGTTTAATGCAGAACAGCAAGATGATATTGTAAATACTGAGAGCAAAAAAATAATTCATACCCTAGAAGAGGAACAAAAGGCAGAACATGACTTATCTGTTAAGCCAGGAGCGACTCCCATTGAATTACCCAAACAGAAAGAACCTGTAAAAGAGGAAAAGCCCGTTATCAAGCATACTTTGTTTGAAGAAGAAGAAGTTGAGGAAAAAATGCCTCCTATTTCTGAAACTAAAAAGCCAGAACCTACTCGTTCAAGAGAAAAAGAAAAAGGTTCAATCCCTTTTGAAGGCTATGTGGAAACTTCAGAACTTTTAAAAAATATAGATGTTTCATATGAAGAAATAGACATTCATCGCATTGCCGAATTTGAACAATTGGTAATCAACGAAATGGATGTAAACGATTTTGTAATCGTTGAACCGAAAAAGAAAGAACAACAAGTTCAACAAAAACAGGTTTCAAATGAGTCTCGTCAGAATGCAGGAGAAACGGCTAAACAAAATCAGGAAATAGCTGCAGAAAGTGAAGACCAAATGTTGATGTTTGACCTTCCTGTAAACGCTGTTTCAGATTCTAATAAGAATTATAAAAAAGAAGAGGAAGATCAAGATACAATAACTTCAGAGGTTGATGATATTGAAGTGAAAGATCACGTAGAGGTTATTCCTGTAACTGAGTTCTCAAATGAAGGTGTTAAGCGTTATAGTTTAGACGACTATCAGGAAAAAGAAGATGAGCTTTTAAACGCTAAACCAAAGACAGAAAAAGACGAAACAGTAGAAGAGGAGTTGGTCTTTGAAAAGAAAACAGTAGCGCCAACAGAAGAGGTTTCAGAAAATGATTCTTCTAGCGAAGAAGTTGATCCATTAAATTCGCCTATTTCAAAACTATTGAAAGACCGTACCGAAGAGCGTAAACGAAAAATGAAAGACTTTAATTATAAGTTTAGAAACAGTGGTTCTAAAATTGATGATATTGAAAAGCAACCCGCATATAAGCGTATGGGGATTGATTTAGATGAAAAAAATGATACTGACGGTTCCCTTTCACGGACATCGGTAAACAGTGATGATGATGATATTGACTTACGTAGTAATAATTCTTTCTTACATGATAATGTAGATTAA
- a CDS encoding GatB/YqeY domain-containing protein: protein MSLQKQVMEAMKTAMKEKDANALEALRSVKSALLMAQTESGSKKELTEEEEVKLLQKQVKQRKDSAAIYKDQDRNDLAEPELKQAAIIENFLPAQLSEEEVAKIVDEIISETGAESMKDMGKVMGMANKKLAGQADGKTISNIVKQRLSQ, encoded by the coding sequence ATGAGCTTACAAAAGCAGGTAATGGAGGCTATGAAAACGGCCATGAAAGAAAAAGATGCTAATGCTTTAGAAGCGTTACGCTCTGTAAAATCGGCCCTATTAATGGCACAGACTGAAAGCGGTTCTAAAAAAGAACTTACTGAGGAGGAAGAAGTTAAATTGCTTCAAAAACAAGTAAAGCAACGTAAGGATAGTGCGGCTATTTATAAAGATCAAGACAGGAATGATCTTGCAGAACCTGAGCTGAAACAGGCTGCTATTATTGAGAATTTCTTACCTGCTCAATTAAGCGAAGAAGAGGTTGCTAAAATAGTTGATGAAATTATATCCGAGACTGGAGCAGAATCTATGAAAGATATGGGCAAGGTAATGGGGATGGCCAATAAAAAGTTGGCAGGACAAGCTGACGGCAAAACCATTTCAAACATTGTTAAACAAAGGTTATCACAATAA
- a CDS encoding GIY-YIG nuclease family protein — translation MFYVYVLYSIGFDRYYIGMSMRLQERLFEHNAGKTKSTKAFIPWKVVHTESFSTRMEARSREKYLKSAAGRKWRKQNIRPRGATE, via the coding sequence ATGTTTTATGTTTATGTCCTTTATAGTATAGGTTTTGATAGATATTATATAGGAATGAGCATGAGGTTACAAGAAAGGTTATTTGAACATAATGCAGGTAAAACAAAATCGACTAAGGCTTTTATACCTTGGAAAGTAGTTCATACAGAATCCTTTTCCACTAGAATGGAGGCTCGATCACGAGAAAAATATCTCAAGTCGGCCGCTGGGAGAAAATGGAGAAAACAAAATATTAGGCCGCGTGGCGCAACTGAATAG
- a CDS encoding SusD/RagB family nutrient-binding outer membrane lipoprotein, which yields MFASATGFISCSEDIDNLNANPNAPEFVLPNTIFNSATKQYTDFLRDDFNSGRLSLPWMQYWGQNAYADEDRYLYRETTAESLYRNTYLVATEFKSIIDINVDPETAVQASAVGNNQNQIAASRIMLSYMFHRLTDFFGDVPYYSYGSDDPEFEALNIDESFSPRFASQEKIYADILKELRESADMINTSEDVFSTGDNIYGGDATKWKKFANSLILRVANRLKEVDPSTANSAISAAITSGVFTSNADNAVQAYDVTNTNASPFWQAFLDRTDFAVAKPFVDLLKGETGSFGPDPRLFQMAAPKSVAIADIKADNYEVSEDYADYVGIPYAFPLANTLPFTTYSFPSSNILRPDFGEVLMEYAEVSFILSENNGWNQAQYEDGVRASMTRWGVPAAEVDAFVTALPAATEETVLNQKYVGLYMQPHEAYSEYRRTGFPSTIVLPGETITLPAEQAAAAEVDDYIFEPGPDVTDLPFRLRYPQILQTLNGANRAEAVSGLSNGDTILSKLFWDVN from the coding sequence ATGTTCGCTTCTGCTACAGGATTTATTTCTTGTAGTGAGGATATCGACAATCTTAATGCCAATCCAAATGCACCGGAGTTTGTATTACCTAATACAATCTTCAACAGTGCAACGAAACAATATACCGACTTTTTACGGGACGATTTTAACTCAGGTAGACTTTCCTTACCATGGATGCAATACTGGGGTCAAAATGCTTATGCAGATGAAGATCGCTATTTATATAGAGAAACAACTGCGGAAAGCTTATACCGAAATACATATTTAGTCGCTACAGAGTTTAAATCTATTATAGATATAAACGTTGACCCAGAAACAGCAGTGCAAGCATCAGCTGTCGGTAATAACCAAAACCAAATAGCTGCATCTAGAATCATGTTATCATACATGTTTCATAGATTAACAGATTTCTTTGGTGATGTACCTTACTACTCTTACGGTAGTGATGATCCAGAATTTGAAGCTTTAAATATTGATGAAAGTTTTTCACCAAGATTTGCTTCACAGGAGAAAATCTATGCTGACATCTTAAAAGAATTGAGAGAGTCTGCTGATATGATAAACACTTCTGAAGATGTATTTTCTACTGGAGATAACATTTACGGTGGAGACGCTACTAAATGGAAAAAGTTTGCTAACTCTCTAATATTAAGAGTTGCTAATAGACTTAAAGAAGTTGATCCTTCTACAGCTAATAGTGCTATTAGTGCAGCTATTACCTCTGGAGTATTTACTTCTAATGCTGATAATGCTGTTCAAGCTTATGACGTTACAAATACAAATGCTTCTCCTTTTTGGCAAGCATTTCTAGATCGTACTGATTTTGCAGTTGCAAAGCCTTTTGTTGATTTATTAAAAGGAGAAACAGGATCTTTTGGTCCAGACCCAAGACTTTTTCAAATGGCAGCACCAAAATCTGTTGCTATTGCTGATATTAAAGCTGACAATTATGAAGTAAGCGAAGATTATGCTGACTATGTTGGTATACCTTATGCTTTTCCATTAGCAAACACATTACCTTTCACCACGTATTCTTTTCCAAGTAGTAATATACTTAGACCTGATTTTGGTGAAGTTTTAATGGAGTATGCTGAAGTTTCATTTATTCTTTCTGAAAACAATGGTTGGAATCAAGCACAGTACGAAGATGGTGTAAGAGCCTCTATGACTCGTTGGGGTGTTCCAGCTGCAGAAGTTGATGCTTTTGTTACTGCCCTACCAGCCGCAACAGAAGAAACTGTTTTAAACCAAAAGTATGTTGGTTTATACATGCAACCTCACGAAGCTTATTCAGAATATAGAAGAACAGGTTTTCCAAGTACTATAGTATTACCTGGAGAAACTATAACTTTACCAGCAGAACAAGCTGCTGCTGCAGAGGTTGACGACTATATTTTTGAACCAGGTCCAGATGTAACAGATTTACCATTTAGATTACGTTACCCACAAATACTACAAACTTTAAATGGAGCCAATAGAGCTGAAGCTGTTTCAGGTCTATCTAATGGTGACACCATCTTAAGTAAGTTATTTTGGGATGTTAACTAA